The DNA region GCGGTTCGACGACGCCGCGCAGGTGTGCGCGGAGCTGACCGGGCGCTTCGGCATCGACCTGAGCGGTCTGGGCGACGTCGAGGCCAAGGTGGCAACGGTGTTGGACACCTGATGGCGCGGATCGTGGTGGCGGCCTTGCTGAGCGCCGTCGGACTGATCTTCGCCGGCGGCGCGGCCGCCGGACCGATGCCCGGCATCGAGTTGCTGGACGACAACAGCAGTTGCACGGCGGGTTTCGTCACCCAGGGCGACGACGGTGACTACTACATGCTCACCAGCGGGCACTGCGACTCCCACGACGGCTCGCAGTGGACCGACATCTTCGAGACACCGCTCGGAACCGTCACCGCCAGCGAGGACAACGGCGTGGACCGGGACGCGGCGATCATCCGGCTCGATCCGCTGGCCGGGCGGCCCGACGGCAGGATCGCCGGTCGCTACCCGGTGAGCGGGGTGCTGAGCGCCGACCAGATTCACGTCGGGATGATGATCTGCAAAGTCGGCGCCCAGACCGGCGAGACCTGCGGACCGGTCACCGCCGTCGTCGGCAACCTGGTGGAGACCGCGGTGTACAGCACCATCGGTGACAGTGGCAGCCCGGGATTCGTACGCAACCCGGACGGCACCGCCAGTGCGGTCGGCATCCTGATGGGCGGCCCCGAGGACGACGACTCGAACACCGACTTCGTTCTGGTCGAGCCGTTCCTGCGGCAGTGGGGATTGCACGTCTTGCGTTAGAACGTGCCGATTCCGACGAACTACACAGCGTCAGGGTGCATCCTGGGGCTATGGGTCACTACAAGAGCAACGTTCGGGACCTGGAATTCAACCTGTTCGAGCTGTTCGGGCTGGAGGAATGCCTGGCGGGGGGCGCTTTCGGCGACCTCGACGGCGAGACCGTGCGCCAGATGCTGGCCGAGGCCGCCCGGCTGGCCGAGGGGCCGGTCGCCGAATCGTTCGCCGAGGCCGACCGGCATCCGCCGGTCTTCGACCCGGCCACCCACAGCGTCACGCTGCCGGACGCCTTCAAGGAGTCGGTGCGGGCCTGGCGGGAGGGCGAGTGGTTCCGGATCGGCCTGGACGAGGGGATCGGCGGGGTGCCGGCGCCGTCGATGGTGTCCTGGGCGATCAACGAACTGGCACTGGGCGCCAACCCCGCGGCGTTCATCTTCATGGCCGGTCCGCCTTTCGCGAACATCCTCTATCACCTGGGCAACGAGCAGCAGCGGCATTGGGCGTCGATGGCCATCGACCGCAACTGGGGCGCCACCATGGTGCTCACCGAACCCGATGCCGGCTCCGATGTGGGGGCCGGCCGCACCAAGGCCATCGAACAGCCGGACGGCAGCTGGCACATCGACGGCGTCAAACGGTTCATCACCAACGGCGACACCGACGACCTGTTCGAGAACATCATGCATCTGACCCTGGCCCGTCCCGAGGGGGCGGGGCCGGGCACCAAGGGCCTCAGCCTGTTCCTGGTGCCCAAGTTCTTGCCGGATCCCGAGACCGGAGAGCCCGGCGAGCGCAACGGGGTGTTCGTCACCGGGCTGGAACACAAGATGGGGCTGAAGGTCTCCACCACCTGCGAACTGACCTTCGGCCAGCACGGTGTCCCGGCGAAGGGCTGGCTGGTCGGTGATGTCCGCAACGGCATCGCGCAGATGTTCGACGTCATCGAGAACGCGCGAATGATGGTGGGCACCAAGGCGATCGCCACGCTGTCCACCGGGTACCTCAATGCGCTGGAGTACGCCAAGACCCGCATCCAGGGCGCCGACCTGACCCAGATGACCGACAAGACCGCACCGCGGGTGACGATCATCCACCATCCGGATGTGCGGCGGGCCCTGATGATGCAGAAGGTCTACGCCGAGGGCATGCGCGCGGTGTACCTCTATACCGCCGCCCACCAGAACCCCGAGGTGGCGCAACTGGTGTCCGGCGCCGACGCGGAGATGGCGACCCGCGTCAACGATCTGCTGCTGCCGATCGTCAAGGGTGTCGGGTCCGAGCGGGCCTATCAATACCTGACCGAGTCGCTGCAGACCTTCGGCGGCTCGGGTTTCCTGCAGGACTATCCGATCGAGCAGTACATCCGGGACTCCAAGATCGACTCGCTCTATGAGGGCACCACCGCGATTCAGGCGCAGGACTTCTTCTTCCGCAAGATCGCCCGCGACCGCGGGGTGGCGCTGACGCACCTGGTGGCACAGATCGAAGGCTTCCTCGACAGCGCCGACGGGCGGGCGGAACTGGCCGATTCCCGCAAACTGCTGTCCGCCGCCCTCGACGACGGCCGGGCGATGGTGGCCGCGATGACCGGCTACATGATCGGGTCGCAGGAGGAGGCCCGGGAGCTCTACCGGGTGGGATTGGGTTCGGTGCGGTTCCTGCTGGCCATCGGCGACCTGGTGATCGGCTGGCTGCTGCTGTGGCAGGCCGAGGTCGCACTGGCCGCGCTGGAGCAGGGCGCCACCGGCGACGACCAGCACTTCTACCGGGGAAAGGTCGCCGCGGCAAAGTTTTTCGCGGCCAACGTGCTGCCGCGGCTCGGCGCGGATCGCGGCATCGTGGAGAACGAGGACATCGCGGTGATGGACCTGGCCGAAGACGCGTTCTGAACCGACATCAGCGGTGCAAACGCGTACCCCGAAACATCGGCTGCCCGACCACGGCTATGCCATCGTCCGATGGGCCCATGAGCTGGCCAAGGGGCGCGGCGCGGTGGTGGTGGAACCCGACGTCGAAGCGATCCGGCGCCCCGACGGCGCACTGGCCTTCAACGACGCCGCCGCGTACAAGACCGTGGCCGACGGGCCGCTGTCGGTGCTGCGGGAACTGCTCGACCTGGAGACGCTGGAGATCCGGGCCTGGAGCAAGGCCGGCTTCGCCCGGTTTCACCGACGGGCCGCGGTCAAGCAGGTCGATCGGATCTGCCGGGCACGCGGCAGTGAAGCCGCCGTCGACTGGGTGCTGACCAACGCCACCACCGGAGAGGTCGACCTCGACGACCTGCGGGATCGGCTCGGCGCGCGACTGTATGCCGCCGGCGGGCGGGATGAAGCCTTCTTCCGCACCCAGGTGGGGCGTTGCATCGAATCCCGGCGGCGGCAGCGGCAGGGCCGGGGCTGAGCGGCCGACTGCGCGATGACCGGGCCGTGACCCGTCCGAGGGCCTCAGCTGCGCCGTTGCCGCACCTTGTAGGTCGACGGCCACGACACCCGGGTCTCGTCGCCCACCAGCGCGGTGCCCTTGGTGCCGACGGTGATGTTGTAGGCCTCCTGGCCCGGGCCGACTTCCCGGTTGGCGTGCTCGGTAGCCAGATAGTAGAGCTGGTCGATCTCCAGGTCGACGAACGCCACGAAGCTGGTCTTGCGCACCGCGTCGCCGAACCCGGCCGTCATGCGGTCGATCGACAGCCGTGAGGCGAGGGTCGCCGCGGCCAGGATCCCGAACGGAATCACCCAGCAGCACAGGTACACCGGCACCGAACCGGTGTCGCGTCCGGCGTCGGCGGGTAGTGCGATCGCCGGGATCGACGCCGAAACCAGCATCGCCGCAACAGAACCCAGCCAGATCTGCGTCAACCGGTTCACGACCGGTGCGAACAGCTCGGATTCCACCACCGCTTCCGGCAGGTCCGCCCGCACGACGTCCTCCACCACCGGCCCGCCCGTGGCGCGGCCGGCCAGCAACACCGCGAGCAGTCCGGCGAAGCTCACCGGAAGCAGCCAGCGCGGTGCGGCGGCGTCGCCCGCCAAGGGCAACGCCGCCAGCACCGTGAACGTCGCAACCGCCCCGCCGCCCACCAACCGGGCCGGGCGGCCGTGGTCGCCGGCCACCACGGCCAGCGCCATGGCCAAGGCCAGGGCCGCCGCGATCGACGGCGGCACATGGCCGACCAACACCCAGTAGACAGCCCAGGGGGCAAACCACACCAGCACGCCCATGACCGGCAGTATATGGGCTTACCGTTGCGGCAACGGCAAGGTGATCGCCGACTGCGCGGCTCAGCTGTCCAGCGTGTAGCCCATCGGCATCAGGACGCTCTTCTGCTGGGTGAAGTGCTCCACGCCTTCTTTGCCGTTCTCCCGGCCGATGCCGGAGTTCTTGTAGCCGCCGAACGGGCAGCACGGGTCGAAGGCATACCAGTTGATGCCGTAGGTCCCGGTGCGGATCTTGCTGGCGATCTCGATGCCGCGCGGCACGTCGGAGGTCCACACACTGCCGGCCAGGCCGTACACCGAGTCGTTGGCGATCGCGACCGCGTCGTCCTCGGTGTCGTAGGCGATGATCGACAACACCGGCCCGAAGATCTCCTCCTGGGCGATGGTCATCGAGTTGTCCACGTCGGCGAAGACGGTCGGCTCCACGAAGAAACCACCGTCCAGACCTTCGGGGCGGCCGCCGCCACAGACCAGCCGGGCGCCTTCCTCGATGCCCTTGGCGATGTAGCCCTCGACCCGCTCACGCTGCTTCTCCGAGATCAGCGAGCCGATCTGGGCACCCGGGTCGTTCGGCAGGCCGACCGGCAACGCGGCGACGAAGTTCTTGACGGCCTCGACGACCTCTTCGTAGCGCGAGCGCGGCGCCAGGATGCGGGTCTGGGCCACACAGGCCTGCCCGGTGTTCATGATCCCGGCGAACACCAACATCGGGATGGAGGCGGCCAGATCGCAGTCCTCGAGCACGATCGACGCCGACTTGCCGCCCAGCTCCAGCGTGCAGGGCTTGAGCAGGTCCGCGGCGCGCTTGCCGATCTCCTTGCCGACCGCGGAACTGCCGGTGAAGGAGAAGATGTCCACATCCGGGTTGGAGGTCAGCGCCTGGCCGGTCTCGGCGCCGCCGGGCACCACCGACAGCACGCCCTCGGGCAGGCCCGCGTCGGCGAACGCCTGCGCCAGCAGGTTCGTGGTGAACGGGGTCTCGGCGGCGGGCTTGAGCACCACCGTGCAGCCGGCCAGCAGGGCCGGTCCCAGCTTGTTGACCGCCAGGAACAGCGGCACGTTCCACGCGGTGATCGCACCGACCACGCCGATCGGCTCGCGGCGCACGATGGTCTGGCCGTAGGAGCCGGTGCGGATCTCCTCCCAGCTGACGTCGTCGACGGCGGGGCCGGCGAAGAAGTTCAGCGAGCCCAGCGAGCTCATCCAGTGCATGGTCTCCACGCTCAGCGGGGGCTGGCCGGTCTCGGCGCCCAGCAGCGAGGTGAACTGGTCCTTGCGCTCTTCCATCAGCTTGACGGCGGTGGCGATCACCGCGGCGCGCTCGGCCGGGGGTGTCGACGGCCACGGGCCGGAATCGAAGGCGGTGCGCGCGGCGGCCACCGCGGCGTCGACGTCGGCCTTGGTCGCCAGCGGCACCTTGCCGACGTACTCGCCGGTGGCCGGGCTGTGCACCTCGATGACCTGGTCGGTGGCCGGGGCGGTCCACTTGCCGCCGATGAAGAGCTTGTCGTATTCGGTGATGCTGGAGTCGGTCATGGCCGTCACCCTACCTAGCCGACGGACGGATTAGAACACGTTGCAGTCAATGCGTTCGGCCGGGTTGCAGCACCAGCACCAGATTGCTCATCAGGAACTCGCGGATACCCGGCAGCGACGTCGCCGCCCACGCCCAACGCGGGTGATAGCGGGGGAAAGCGGCGACCAGCGCACCGGTGTGGCGCGCCCAGTCCAATCCCTGCGCCGCCGACACCGCGAACAGTGACGATCCGTAGTTGTTCTTCGGCGGATGACCGTTCCGGCGGGTGTAGCGCGCCGCGGCGCGGTGCCCGCCCAGATAGTGGGTCAGGCCCATCTCGTGACCGCCGAACGGGCCCAGCCAGACCGTGTAGGACAGCACCGCCAGCCCGCCGGGCCGGGTGACCCGAAGCATCTCGTTGCCCAACTGCCAGGGCCGCGGCACGTGTTCGGCGACGTTGGACGACAGGCAGATGTCCACGCTGTCGTCGGCGAACGGCAGGGCCATCCCCGAAGCCCGCACGAAGGTGCCGGCCGCGTTCGCCGGGCGCGGACCGGCGGCGTGCATCTCGCCCGGGTCGGGTTCCACCCCGATGTAGTCGATGCCCGCGCGCGCGAACGCGTCGGCGAAGTAACCCGGTCCGCCCCCGACGTCGAGCAGGGTGGCCCCGGCCGGGTCGTCGCCGCGGACGCCGCGCCACAGATCGGTGACCAGCGCGGCGGTGTCGTCGGCCAGCGCCCCGTAGAACCGGGCCGGCGCGGACTGCTCGAAGCGGAACTGGGCGAGCAGGCGTACCGAACGCGCCAGGGTCGCCCGCCGCGCGAACAGGTCGGTGGCAGCCATCGGGGCCAGCTTAGGTGCACCGTGCGGGACTACCCTGTACACCTGTGTCTGCTGTGCGTTCGGTCCTGCTGCTGTGCTGGCGGGATACCGGGCACCCGCAGGGCGGCGGCAGCGAGACCTACCTGCAGCGCATCGGCGCCGAACTGGCCGCCGCCGACGTGGCGGTCACCCTGCGTACCGCACGCTATCCGGGCGCTGCCCGGCGCGAGGTCGTCGACGGCGTGCGGATCGACCGCCGCGGCGGTCCCTACACCGTGTATCTGTGGGCGGGGGCGGCCATGGTCGCCGCCCGGGTCGGCCTCGGATCGTTGCGGGGAGTGCGGCCCGACGCGGTGGTCGACACCCAGAACGGGCTGCCGTTTCTGGCCCGGCTCGCCTACGGGCGGCGGGTGGCGGTGCTGGTGCATCACTGCCACCGCGAGCAGTGGCCGGTCGCCGGGCCGGTGCTCAGCCGGATCGGCTGGCTGGTGGAGTCCCGGCTGTCGCCGTGGCTGAACCGGCGCAATCAGTATCTGACGGTGTCGCTGCCGTCGGTGCGCGACCTGATCGAACTCGGGGTCGACGCCGAGCGCATCGCGGTGGTGCGCAACGGTCTGGACGAGGCGCCGCCGGCGACCCTGTCGGCCCCGCGCTCGCAGACCCCGCGGGTGGTGGTGCTGTCGCGGCTGGTGCCGCACAAGCAGATCGAGGACGCCCTGGACGCGGTCGCGGTGCTGCGCACCCGGATTGCGGGCCTGCGACTCGACGTGGTCGGCGGGGGCTGGTGGAGCGACCGGCTGATCGAGCACGCCGCGACGCTGGGCATCACCGACGCCGTGACATTCCACGGGCACGTCGATGAGGTCACCAAACATCAACTGGTGCAACAGGCTTGGGTGCACGTACTGCCGTCGCGCAAAGAGGGCTGGGGGCTTGCGGTGATCGAGGCCGGTCAGCACGGGGTACCCACCATCGGCTACCGGTCCTCCGGCGGGCTGTCGGATTCGATCGTCGACGGGGTCACCGGGGTGCTGGTCGACGACCGTGACGAACTGGTGGAGCAGCTTCACCGGCTGCTGACCGACACCGTGCTGCGCGAGCAACTCGGCGCCAAGGCGCAGGCGCGCAGCGCCGAATTCTCTTGGCGGCAAAGCGCCGAGGGATTACACCTGGTATTGCAGGCGGTTAGCGAGCGTCGCTACGTCAGCGGCGTAGTGTGAGGCAACAGCGTGCGGAGGTATGCCGATGACCGATCAAGCCACGGATCCCGTCCTGCTCTACGACGGCGTCTGCGGATTCTGCAATCGGTCGGTGCGGGCCATCATCCGGTTCGACCGGCACGGTGCCCTGCGATTCGCGGCCCT from Mycolicibacter sp. MU0083 includes:
- a CDS encoding S1 family peptidase, whose amino-acid sequence is MARIVVAALLSAVGLIFAGGAAAGPMPGIELLDDNSSCTAGFVTQGDDGDYYMLTSGHCDSHDGSQWTDIFETPLGTVTASEDNGVDRDAAIIRLDPLAGRPDGRIAGRYPVSGVLSADQIHVGMMICKVGAQTGETCGPVTAVVGNLVETAVYSTIGDSGSPGFVRNPDGTASAVGILMGGPEDDDSNTDFVLVEPFLRQWGLHVLR
- a CDS encoding acyl-CoA dehydrogenase; amino-acid sequence: MGHYKSNVRDLEFNLFELFGLEECLAGGAFGDLDGETVRQMLAEAARLAEGPVAESFAEADRHPPVFDPATHSVTLPDAFKESVRAWREGEWFRIGLDEGIGGVPAPSMVSWAINELALGANPAAFIFMAGPPFANILYHLGNEQQRHWASMAIDRNWGATMVLTEPDAGSDVGAGRTKAIEQPDGSWHIDGVKRFITNGDTDDLFENIMHLTLARPEGAGPGTKGLSLFLVPKFLPDPETGEPGERNGVFVTGLEHKMGLKVSTTCELTFGQHGVPAKGWLVGDVRNGIAQMFDVIENARMMVGTKAIATLSTGYLNALEYAKTRIQGADLTQMTDKTAPRVTIIHHPDVRRALMMQKVYAEGMRAVYLYTAAHQNPEVAQLVSGADAEMATRVNDLLLPIVKGVGSERAYQYLTESLQTFGGSGFLQDYPIEQYIRDSKIDSLYEGTTAIQAQDFFFRKIARDRGVALTHLVAQIEGFLDSADGRAELADSRKLLSAALDDGRAMVAAMTGYMIGSQEEARELYRVGLGSVRFLLAIGDLVIGWLLLWQAEVALAALEQGATGDDQHFYRGKVAAAKFFAANVLPRLGADRGIVENEDIAVMDLAEDAF
- a CDS encoding aldehyde dehydrogenase; the protein is MTDSSITEYDKLFIGGKWTAPATDQVIEVHSPATGEYVGKVPLATKADVDAAVAAARTAFDSGPWPSTPPAERAAVIATAVKLMEERKDQFTSLLGAETGQPPLSVETMHWMSSLGSLNFFAGPAVDDVSWEEIRTGSYGQTIVRREPIGVVGAITAWNVPLFLAVNKLGPALLAGCTVVLKPAAETPFTTNLLAQAFADAGLPEGVLSVVPGGAETGQALTSNPDVDIFSFTGSSAVGKEIGKRAADLLKPCTLELGGKSASIVLEDCDLAASIPMLVFAGIMNTGQACVAQTRILAPRSRYEEVVEAVKNFVAALPVGLPNDPGAQIGSLISEKQRERVEGYIAKGIEEGARLVCGGGRPEGLDGGFFVEPTVFADVDNSMTIAQEEIFGPVLSIIAYDTEDDAVAIANDSVYGLAGSVWTSDVPRGIEIASKIRTGTYGINWYAFDPCCPFGGYKNSGIGRENGKEGVEHFTQQKSVLMPMGYTLDS
- a CDS encoding class I SAM-dependent methyltransferase; amino-acid sequence: MAATDLFARRATLARSVRLLAQFRFEQSAPARFYGALADDTAALVTDLWRGVRGDDPAGATLLDVGGGPGYFADAFARAGIDYIGVEPDPGEMHAAGPRPANAAGTFVRASGMALPFADDSVDICLSSNVAEHVPRPWQLGNEMLRVTRPGGLAVLSYTVWLGPFGGHEMGLTHYLGGHRAAARYTRRNGHPPKNNYGSSLFAVSAAQGLDWARHTGALVAAFPRYHPRWAWAATSLPGIREFLMSNLVLVLQPGRTH
- a CDS encoding glycosyltransferase family 4 protein → MSAVRSVLLLCWRDTGHPQGGGSETYLQRIGAELAAADVAVTLRTARYPGAARREVVDGVRIDRRGGPYTVYLWAGAAMVAARVGLGSLRGVRPDAVVDTQNGLPFLARLAYGRRVAVLVHHCHREQWPVAGPVLSRIGWLVESRLSPWLNRRNQYLTVSLPSVRDLIELGVDAERIAVVRNGLDEAPPATLSAPRSQTPRVVVLSRLVPHKQIEDALDAVAVLRTRIAGLRLDVVGGGWWSDRLIEHAATLGITDAVTFHGHVDEVTKHQLVQQAWVHVLPSRKEGWGLAVIEAGQHGVPTIGYRSSGGLSDSIVDGVTGVLVDDRDELVEQLHRLLTDTVLREQLGAKAQARSAEFSWRQSAEGLHLVLQAVSERRYVSGVV